One region of Deltaproteobacteria bacterium genomic DNA includes:
- the gspC gene encoding type II secretion system protein GspC, with protein sequence MQVFFQRYLWTLNLVVVAIAGVMSARTVSAVAAARLAQPPSAEPSKTARPALTNVRSTVDPKALAAIFGMTVPDPEAAPAEVEPETTPGDEVPTTINATLVATIVADPEDYSAAVITDNNSRETSVYGIGDLLQGAATVVKVEERRVLLNNRGRTEYLEMDGEAKPGATAGGAVAAVTPASADKEEEKEGEIGDGIRKVAENEYVVAQEEIEKTLSNLNTIATQARIVPAFKNGVAQGFKLFSIRPGSLYAKIGIQNGDVIKKINGYDINSPDKALEVYQKLKDARDVTVELERRGRTVKKSYSIE encoded by the coding sequence ATGCAGGTCTTCTTTCAAAGGTATCTCTGGACCCTGAACCTGGTGGTGGTGGCCATCGCCGGGGTGATGTCGGCGCGCACCGTCTCGGCGGTCGCGGCGGCGCGCCTGGCACAGCCCCCGAGCGCCGAGCCGAGCAAGACGGCCCGGCCGGCCCTGACCAACGTGCGCAGCACGGTCGACCCGAAGGCCCTGGCGGCCATCTTCGGGATGACCGTGCCCGACCCCGAGGCGGCCCCCGCCGAGGTCGAGCCCGAGACCACCCCCGGTGACGAGGTCCCCACCACCATCAACGCGACCCTGGTCGCCACGATCGTCGCCGATCCGGAGGACTACTCGGCCGCGGTGATCACCGACAACAACTCCCGGGAGACCTCGGTCTACGGCATCGGTGACCTCCTCCAGGGAGCGGCCACCGTGGTGAAGGTCGAGGAGCGGCGGGTGCTGCTCAACAACCGGGGGCGCACCGAGTACCTGGAGATGGACGGCGAGGCCAAGCCCGGCGCCACCGCCGGCGGCGCGGTGGCCGCCGTCACCCCCGCCTCCGCCGACAAGGAAGAAGAGAAGGAAGGCGAGATCGGCGACGGCATCCGGAAGGTCGCCGAGAACGAGTACGTGGTGGCCCAGGAGGAGATCGAGAAGACCCTCTCCAACCTGAACACCATCGCCACCCAGGCCCGCATCGTCCCCGCCTTCAAGAACGGCGTGGCCCAGGGCTTCAAGCTCTTCAGCATCCGGCCGGGCTCGCTCTACGCCAAGATCGGCATCCAGAACGGCGACGTGATCAAGAAGATCAACGGCTACGACATCAACAGCCCGGACAAGGCCCTCGAGGTCTACCAGAAGCTCAAGGACGCCCGGGACGTGACCGTGGAGCTGGAGCGCCGCGGCCGCACCGTGAAGAAGTCCTACAGCATCGAGTAG
- a CDS encoding tetratricopeptide repeat protein: protein MRLSSRGWSQEAAKCFREAVELDPDRVESWDALAASLAEIQDLPGALHAQLEAHLRSPDDPALRLNLGNLLHHFGPQLAIESLEAAAQDEDLAPDAHLTLGLLHADLGRHHLARHHLEETLSRDPDDIEALQELAALMIEQDEVKEAIGLLRRALELEPEAPELWLDLARAYATQRLQSPARDALRRAEEVGGAGPDLALIDALLAALEGNTEAALLSLQRAYRDPGERELPLEFLDDPAFESLRDRPEFRALLEGGG, encoded by the coding sequence ATGCGTCTGTCCAGCCGCGGGTGGAGCCAGGAGGCCGCCAAGTGCTTCCGGGAGGCGGTGGAGCTCGACCCGGACCGGGTGGAGAGCTGGGACGCCCTGGCCGCGTCCCTCGCCGAGATCCAGGACCTCCCCGGCGCCCTCCACGCCCAGCTCGAGGCCCACCTGCGCTCCCCCGACGACCCGGCGCTGCGCCTGAACCTGGGCAACCTCCTCCACCACTTCGGTCCGCAGCTGGCCATCGAGTCCCTGGAGGCCGCGGCTCAGGACGAGGACCTGGCGCCCGACGCCCACCTCACCCTGGGGCTGCTCCACGCCGACCTCGGCCGCCACCACCTGGCCCGCCACCACCTCGAGGAGACCCTCTCCCGGGATCCCGACGACATCGAGGCGCTGCAGGAGCTCGCGGCTCTGATGATCGAGCAGGACGAGGTCAAGGAGGCCATCGGCCTGCTGCGGCGCGCCCTCGAGCTCGAGCCCGAGGCCCCGGAGCTCTGGCTGGACCTGGCCCGGGCCTACGCGACCCAGCGCCTGCAGAGCCCCGCCCGGGACGCCCTGCGCCGGGCCGAGGAGGTCGGCGGGGCGGGCCCGGACCTGGCCCTGATCGACGCCCTCCTCGCCGCCCTGGAGGGGAACACGGAGGCCGCCCTCCTCTCCCTGCAGCGCGCCTACCGGGATCCGGGGGAGCGCGAGCTCCCCCTGGAGTTCCTGGACGACCCCGCCTTCGAGTCCCTGCGGGACCGCCCCGAGTTCCGGGCGCTGCTGGAGGGGGGCGGATGA
- a CDS encoding symmetrical bis(5'-nucleosyl)-tetraphosphatase, with the protein MASFLIGDLQGCYDALEALLEQIGWDPARDRLIFTGDLLNRGGQDLEAARFVLAHADRVEAVLGNHDLHLLSTAAGLRRAKNSDTFGALLAAPEAEDYLAWLRRRPLLLHLDGRTLIHAGLLPEWSLEEAGALAARLGARLRGGELEALVGPRGEGERPTPPWREAASLGEDARDRLALDAFVALRYLDRRGALAPGCTEAPEDAPPDLTPWYAARGRASASAPLAHGHWASLGLRLRPELWSLDGGCVWGGTLCAIRLEDEVVFQARRPALNASG; encoded by the coding sequence ATGGCCTCCTTCCTCATCGGTGACCTGCAGGGCTGCTACGACGCCCTCGAGGCGCTCCTCGAGCAGATCGGCTGGGATCCCGCGCGGGATCGCCTGATCTTCACCGGTGATCTGCTCAACCGCGGGGGCCAGGATCTCGAGGCTGCCCGCTTCGTCCTCGCTCACGCCGACCGGGTCGAGGCGGTCCTGGGCAACCATGACCTCCACCTCCTCTCCACCGCGGCGGGGCTGCGGCGCGCCAAGAACAGCGACACCTTCGGCGCGCTCCTCGCCGCGCCCGAGGCGGAGGACTACCTCGCCTGGCTGCGGCGGCGCCCCCTCCTGCTCCACCTCGACGGCCGGACCCTGATCCACGCCGGCCTGCTCCCCGAGTGGAGCCTCGAGGAGGCCGGCGCCCTGGCCGCGCGCCTCGGGGCCCGCCTGCGCGGGGGTGAGCTCGAGGCGCTGGTGGGTCCCCGGGGGGAGGGCGAGCGCCCCACCCCGCCCTGGCGGGAGGCGGCCAGCCTCGGCGAGGACGCGCGCGACCGCCTGGCCCTCGACGCCTTCGTGGCCCTGCGCTACCTCGACCGCCGGGGAGCCCTCGCCCCCGGCTGCACCGAGGCCCCGGAGGACGCCCCCCCCGACCTCACCCCCTGGTACGCGGCCAGAGGAAGGGCCAGCGCGAGCGCCCCCCTGGCGCACGGGCACTGGGCCTCCCTCGGCCTGCGCCTGCGCCCCGAGCTCTGGTCCCTCGACGGAGGCTGCGTCTGGGGAGGCACCCTCTGCGCCATCCGGCTGGAGGACGAGGTGGTCTTCCAGGCGCGGCGGCCGGCCCTGAACGCGTCCGGGTAA
- a CDS encoding MerR family transcriptional regulator: protein MSMNLLTPDEIREIESAFADGISSKEVIDIFLSREVRLSEATFRRYVQLGLLPGCLRRVGQKGKHKGSRGVYPVTVVRRVNLLKKMMSEGMTLEEIQDSFVAFRNDLDALQEAIDTVFREFSSKLEARDLLPERRKTLHQEFRETRRTATALVRRLERIGSAIAASPTSMEASP, encoded by the coding sequence ATGAGCATGAACCTCCTCACGCCGGACGAGATCCGGGAGATCGAGTCGGCCTTCGCCGATGGCATCTCTTCGAAGGAGGTCATCGATATCTTCCTCTCCCGTGAGGTCCGCCTCTCCGAGGCGACCTTCCGACGCTACGTGCAGCTGGGCCTCCTGCCCGGCTGCCTGCGGAGGGTGGGACAGAAGGGAAAGCACAAGGGATCGCGCGGTGTCTACCCGGTCACGGTGGTGCGCCGGGTGAACCTGCTCAAGAAGATGATGAGCGAGGGCATGACCCTCGAGGAGATCCAGGACTCCTTCGTGGCCTTCCGGAACGACCTCGACGCCTTGCAGGAGGCGATCGACACCGTCTTCCGGGAGTTCTCCTCGAAGCTGGAGGCGCGCGACCTGCTCCCCGAGCGGCGCAAGACCCTCCACCAGGAGTTCAGGGAGACCCGGCGCACGGCGACGGCCCTGGTGCGCCGGCTGGAGCGGATCGGCTCGGCCATCGCGGCCTCACCCACCTCGATGGAAGCGAGCCCCTAG
- a CDS encoding sigma factor-like helix-turn-helix DNA-binding protein — protein sequence MNGTGEERDPIDEESILGERQGRKGRRRSRTMSRKEIARDMRRERARGLDPELLEIMSNAEDMRPRSRSDCLEAERPCMWVSCKYHLWLDVNPETGSIKLNFPDVEIWEMEETCALDVADKGGITLEEVGEIMNLTRERIRQVEMCGLEKIREATDPDD from the coding sequence ATGAACGGGACCGGCGAGGAACGAGATCCCATCGACGAGGAGAGCATCCTGGGCGAGCGGCAGGGCCGGAAGGGCCGGCGGCGCTCGAGGACGATGTCGCGCAAGGAGATTGCGCGGGACATGCGGCGCGAACGTGCCAGAGGCCTCGATCCCGAGCTCCTCGAGATCATGAGCAACGCGGAGGACATGCGGCCGCGCTCGCGCTCGGATTGCCTCGAGGCCGAGCGGCCCTGCATGTGGGTCTCGTGCAAGTACCACCTCTGGCTCGACGTGAACCCGGAGACGGGCTCGATCAAGCTCAACTTCCCGGACGTCGAGATCTGGGAGATGGAGGAGACCTGCGCCCTGGATGTCGCCGACAAGGGGGGGATCACCCTCGAGGAGGTCGGGGAGATCATGAACCTGACCCGCGAACGGATCCGCCAGGTGGAGATGTGCGGCCTGGAGAAGATCCGCGAGGCGACGGATCCGGACGACTAG
- the purH gene encoding bifunctional phosphoribosylaminoimidazolecarboxamide formyltransferase/IMP cyclohydrolase: MANRRALLSLSDKSGLAAFARRLAELDFELVSTGGTAGLLESEGIPVTRVSEVTGAPEILGGRVKTLHPTIHGGILGRPDLDSDRADMEANGIAPFELVAVNLYPFRETIAKEGVTLAEAIEKIDIGGPTMVRAAAKNHAHLLVVVDPADYDRVAEALASGEASRELRYELAAKAFAHTAAYDAAICNYLTAREGPEAESQRFPATLAETWEKVQDLRYGENPHQSAAFYARPGVAGEPVVAAAEQLHGKALSYNNLLDADAALEVVKEFEEPCAVVVKHLNPCGVAIGPDQDFSKTYLDARACDPISAFGGVVALNREVDAATAEALAETFLEIIIAPAFSEEARARLSRKKDLRLLALPGLAGGSFPRGGTELRAVGGGVLVQDRNVRTFDPAKGALGFEVVTERAPTESEIVALRFAWRCCKHVKSNAIVYASDRQLVGVGAGQMSRLDSAKIAASRAALSLEGCVAASDAFFPFRDGLDTCAEAGATAVIQPGGSKKDQEVIDAANERGLAMVFTGTRHFRH, from the coding sequence ATGGCCAACCGTCGAGCGCTCCTCTCGCTGAGTGACAAGTCCGGCCTCGCAGCCTTCGCCCGTCGTCTCGCGGAGCTGGACTTCGAGCTCGTCTCCACCGGCGGCACCGCCGGTCTCCTCGAGTCCGAGGGCATCCCCGTCACGCGGGTGTCCGAGGTCACCGGCGCGCCGGAGATCCTGGGCGGCAGGGTGAAGACCCTCCACCCGACGATCCACGGCGGCATCCTGGGCCGGCCCGACCTCGACTCGGATCGCGCCGACATGGAGGCGAACGGCATCGCGCCCTTCGAGCTCGTCGCCGTGAACCTCTACCCCTTCCGCGAGACCATCGCGAAGGAGGGGGTCACCCTCGCCGAGGCCATCGAGAAGATCGACATCGGCGGCCCGACGATGGTCCGGGCGGCCGCGAAGAACCATGCCCACCTCCTGGTGGTCGTGGACCCCGCCGACTACGACCGGGTCGCCGAGGCCCTGGCGAGCGGCGAGGCCAGCCGGGAGCTGCGCTACGAGCTGGCGGCGAAGGCCTTCGCCCACACCGCCGCCTACGACGCCGCCATCTGCAACTACCTCACCGCGCGGGAGGGCCCCGAGGCGGAGAGCCAGCGCTTCCCCGCGACCCTCGCGGAGACCTGGGAGAAGGTGCAGGACCTGCGCTACGGCGAGAACCCGCACCAGTCCGCGGCCTTCTACGCCCGGCCCGGCGTCGCCGGCGAGCCGGTGGTGGCGGCCGCCGAGCAGCTCCACGGCAAGGCGCTCTCCTACAACAACCTCCTCGACGCCGACGCCGCCCTGGAGGTGGTCAAGGAGTTCGAGGAGCCCTGCGCGGTGGTGGTGAAGCACCTCAACCCCTGCGGCGTGGCCATCGGCCCGGACCAGGACTTCTCGAAGACCTACCTCGACGCCAGGGCCTGCGATCCCATCAGCGCCTTCGGCGGGGTGGTGGCCCTCAACCGCGAGGTGGACGCGGCCACCGCCGAGGCCCTCGCCGAGACCTTCCTCGAGATCATCATCGCGCCGGCCTTCTCCGAGGAGGCCCGGGCGCGCCTGAGCCGGAAGAAGGACCTTCGCCTCCTGGCCCTCCCGGGCCTGGCGGGCGGGAGCTTCCCCCGCGGCGGCACCGAGCTGCGGGCGGTGGGCGGCGGCGTGCTCGTGCAGGACCGCAACGTGCGCACCTTCGATCCGGCGAAGGGCGCCCTGGGCTTCGAGGTGGTCACCGAGCGGGCGCCGACCGAGTCGGAGATCGTGGCCCTGCGCTTCGCCTGGCGCTGCTGCAAGCATGTGAAGAGCAACGCCATCGTCTACGCCTCCGACCGGCAGCTGGTCGGGGTGGGGGCCGGGCAGATGAGCCGGCTGGACAGCGCGAAGATCGCGGCCTCGCGGGCGGCCCTCTCCCTCGAGGGCTGCGTCGCCGCCTCCGACGCCTTCTTCCCCTTCCGGGACGGCCTCGACACCTGCGCCGAGGCGGGCGCCACCGCGGTGATCCAGCCCGGCGGCTCCAAGAAGGATCAGGAGGTCATCGACGCCGCCAACGAGCGGGGCCTGGCCATGGTCTTCACCGGGACCCGGCACTTCCGGCACTGA
- a CDS encoding tetratricopeptide repeat protein: MRVDCFQCGAAYMIPDQAVGPGGARVECPKCGHQETVRPGGAAPGAPAAAPPAAGPASAASTAPEDIFDFGGGAPASPAAEPGGALSFEGDDDPFASLDLGGTPAAPAPAPAPAAPPPDAGLALGAVALKSARPDELAANTPKGYRIKKHDGSIWGPYEFEELKEMAATGSLAPGDQIAKDADEFRLISQYPECAPLLQTAASNFKVRTAAASFQQPKRQIPWVIIGVLGLIALGVAGVMVQAYSPGALGGVGRLFEPVAKFIVERPPPLPPNPVEDDLANFRLEVVDAGGGATQNLDAARKHMAVDTLTGYGEADADLKRALLAQPDSVEALSRLVLNTAYLSHWHPDAAKLTRLVAYARFLEAAAPQEPIALMARASALLMEGPGSAPQARRLADQASSLQPESVEAKLLAARATNLIDHTRAVALLQELSEHADKFPRIETELGLVCEESGDFQCAEKAFRARLKRTPGHEEAAGSLARLYLGVGEHAKAREVYEAILAEDTDRVDLELRLAVMRYQVEGDVRRATRELDLILKKRMDFADAKTTLLVKTHRATLHRLAGQYAKASELLSEVIAESQYDGPANYQAALIALEKGEVAVAADHLASASGAIPDRASLNTLKALVANARKDHEDALTLARRAADESPGDLGRALLATAMLAPAGKPRQAFTRITGLLSIDPIEASGPGDITNFYDERLLYAAVQEGFEALIEREPLQGLSHAGMGISLYLSGDRKTAKKALEKAIELDEQNLPAHVYLGMLAWDAGDFAGAQKAFLRARASDRLSPMPLYLLGRTEEMRKRPGEARKHYAAAKRIDPTFHSVKIREAILDHGDGKKEEAVRALREVMITNPSSWSARSALYHLQ, from the coding sequence GTGCGCGTCGATTGCTTCCAATGTGGTGCGGCCTACATGATCCCCGACCAGGCGGTCGGGCCGGGTGGGGCGCGGGTCGAGTGTCCGAAGTGCGGTCATCAGGAGACCGTCCGACCGGGTGGGGCAGCTCCGGGCGCCCCCGCCGCGGCCCCGCCGGCCGCCGGACCGGCGTCGGCGGCGAGCACGGCCCCGGAGGACATCTTCGACTTCGGCGGTGGCGCTCCTGCTTCGCCCGCGGCGGAGCCCGGAGGGGCGCTGTCCTTCGAGGGCGACGACGACCCCTTCGCCTCCCTCGATCTGGGCGGGACGCCCGCCGCGCCGGCGCCCGCTCCGGCTCCGGCCGCGCCGCCCCCTGACGCCGGCCTGGCCCTGGGGGCCGTGGCCCTCAAGAGCGCTCGCCCCGACGAGCTGGCCGCGAACACCCCGAAGGGCTACCGGATCAAGAAGCACGACGGCTCGATCTGGGGCCCCTACGAGTTCGAAGAGCTCAAGGAGATGGCCGCCACCGGCTCGCTGGCGCCGGGCGATCAGATCGCCAAGGACGCCGACGAGTTCCGGCTCATCTCGCAGTACCCGGAGTGCGCGCCGCTGCTGCAGACCGCCGCCTCCAACTTCAAGGTCCGCACGGCCGCGGCCTCCTTCCAGCAGCCGAAGCGCCAGATCCCCTGGGTCATCATCGGTGTCCTGGGGCTCATCGCCCTCGGCGTCGCCGGGGTGATGGTGCAGGCCTACAGCCCCGGCGCCCTCGGCGGGGTGGGGCGGCTCTTCGAGCCCGTGGCCAAGTTCATCGTCGAGCGGCCGCCGCCGCTCCCGCCGAACCCGGTGGAGGACGATCTGGCGAACTTCCGGCTCGAGGTCGTGGACGCCGGCGGCGGCGCGACCCAGAACCTGGACGCCGCGCGCAAGCACATGGCCGTCGACACCCTCACCGGCTACGGTGAGGCCGACGCCGACCTGAAGCGGGCCCTCCTCGCGCAGCCCGACAGCGTCGAGGCGCTCTCCCGGCTGGTCCTCAATACGGCCTACCTCTCGCACTGGCATCCGGACGCGGCCAAGCTCACCCGCCTGGTGGCCTACGCCCGCTTCCTCGAGGCGGCCGCGCCGCAGGAGCCCATCGCGCTGATGGCCCGGGCCTCGGCCCTCCTGATGGAGGGGCCGGGCTCGGCGCCTCAGGCCCGCCGCCTGGCGGATCAGGCCTCGAGCCTGCAGCCCGAGAGCGTGGAGGCGAAGCTGCTGGCCGCCCGCGCGACCAACCTCATCGATCACACCCGGGCCGTGGCGCTGCTCCAGGAGCTCTCGGAGCACGCCGACAAGTTCCCCCGGATCGAGACCGAGCTCGGGCTGGTCTGCGAGGAGTCCGGCGACTTCCAGTGCGCCGAGAAGGCCTTCCGGGCCCGGCTGAAGCGCACCCCCGGCCACGAGGAGGCCGCGGGATCCCTGGCCCGCCTCTACCTCGGGGTGGGCGAGCACGCGAAGGCGCGGGAGGTCTACGAGGCCATCCTCGCCGAGGACACCGACCGGGTGGACCTCGAGCTGCGCCTGGCCGTGATGCGGTACCAGGTCGAGGGAGACGTCCGCCGCGCGACCCGCGAGCTGGACCTCATCCTGAAGAAGCGCATGGACTTCGCCGACGCGAAGACCACCCTGCTGGTGAAGACCCACCGGGCGACCCTCCACCGCCTCGCGGGGCAGTACGCCAAGGCGAGCGAGCTCCTCTCCGAGGTCATCGCCGAGTCCCAGTACGACGGCCCGGCGAACTACCAGGCCGCCCTCATCGCCCTGGAGAAGGGTGAGGTGGCCGTGGCCGCGGACCACCTCGCCTCGGCCTCGGGCGCGATCCCCGACCGGGCGAGCCTCAACACCCTCAAGGCCCTGGTCGCCAACGCGCGAAAGGATCACGAGGACGCCCTCACGCTCGCCCGGCGCGCCGCCGACGAGAGCCCGGGCGATCTCGGGCGGGCCCTGCTGGCCACCGCGATGCTGGCGCCGGCGGGCAAGCCTCGCCAGGCCTTCACCCGGATCACCGGGCTGCTCTCGATCGACCCCATCGAGGCCTCCGGGCCGGGCGACATCACCAACTTCTACGACGAGCGCCTGCTCTACGCGGCGGTGCAGGAGGGCTTCGAGGCCCTCATCGAGCGGGAGCCGCTGCAGGGGCTCTCCCACGCCGGGATGGGCATCTCCCTCTACCTCTCGGGCGACCGCAAGACGGCGAAGAAGGCCCTCGAGAAGGCCATCGAGCTCGACGAGCAGAACCTCCCCGCCCACGTCTACCTGGGCATGCTGGCCTGGGACGCCGGCGACTTCGCGGGCGCCCAGAAGGCCTTCCTCCGGGCCCGGGCCTCGGATCGGCTCTCGCCGATGCCGCTCTACCTCCTCGGGCGGACCGAGGAGATGCGCAAGCGTCCCGGCGAGGCGCGCAAGCACTACGCCGCCGCGAAGCGGATCGACCCCACCTTCCACTCGGTGAAGATCCGCGAGGCGATCCTCGATCACGGCGACGGGAAGAAGGAGGAGGCGGTGAGGGCGCTGCGGGAGGTGATGATCACCAACCCCAGCTCCTGGTCGGCGCGCTCGGCGCTCTACCACCTGCAATAG